A genomic region of Colletes latitarsis isolate SP2378_abdomen chromosome 7, iyColLati1, whole genome shotgun sequence contains the following coding sequences:
- the Iyd gene encoding iodotyrosine deiodinase isoform X1 produces the protein MISELLPFWTKYWHHVLIGIISYSFLKIFYKVSKKSALFIKNDKNRSEILNNTMEQLEDSSKESLEDSEEPVLPKDLEHILYEYKKFSEAEILCRASEFYKIVAARRTIRFFSPDPVPKEVIREIIKAAGTILCNYIHNAIYISKSVLGTAPSGAHTEPWTFVAVSNQKVKEQIRCIVEKEEEINYKQRMGVKWTTDLLPLKTNWIKEYLTTAPYLLLIFKQTYGILPNGKRKVHYYNEISTSMACGILLTAIQYAGLVTLTSTPLNCGPAIRNILGRPPNEKLVVLLPVGYPAKDATVPALQRKPLSDILVEID, from the exons ATGATTTCTGAATTGTTACCATTTTGGACGAAATACTGGCACCACGTACTGATCGGTATTATTTCTtatagttttttaaaaatattttacaaagtaTCGAAGAAGAGCGCccttttcattaaaaatgacaaaaatagatctgaaattttaaataatactatGGAGCAGCTAGAAG ACTCTAGCAAAGAAAGTTTAGAAGATAGCGAGGAACCTGTACTACCAAAAGACTTAGAACATATTCTGTACGAATATAAAAAATTCTCTGAAGCAGAGATACTCTGTAGAGCAtctgaattttataaaatagtaGCTGCTAGGAGAACTATAAGATTTTTCAGTCCAGACCCCGTACCAAAAGAAGTCATACGTGAGATAATAAAAGCTGCAGGTACAATATTATGTAATTACATTCACAATGCTATTTATATATCTAAGTCTGTTTTAGGCACTGCGCCTAGTGGTGCACATACAGAACCATGGACATTCGTAGCGGTATCAAACCAAAAGGTGAAGGAGCAAATAAGATGCATCGTAGAGAAAGAAGAAGAAATAAACTACAAACAAAGAATGGGAGTAAAGTGGACCACTGATTTACTTCCATTAAAAACTAATTGGATTAAAGAATATCTGACCACTGCTCCTTACTTGTTGCTCATATTTAAACAAACTTACGGAATTTTGCCCAATGGAAAAAGAAAAGTTCACTATTACAATGAAATAAGCACATCCATGGCATGTGGTATTCTCCTTACGGCTATACAG TATGCAGGTTTGGTAACTCTGACTTCTACTCCTTTAAATTGTGGACCTGCTATCCGCAACATTCTTGGACGTCCTCCTAATGAAAAGCTTGTTGTACTACTGCCAGTTGGATATCCAGCAAAGGATGCTACGGTGCCCGCTCTTCAACGAAAACCTCTATCTGATATTTTAGTCGAAATTGATTAA
- the Iyd gene encoding iodotyrosine deiodinase isoform X2 — MISELLPFWTKYWHHVLIGIISYSFLKIFYKVSKKSALFIKNDKNRSEILNNTMEQLEDSSKESLEDSEEPVLPKDLEHILYEYKKFSEAEILCRASEFYKIVAARRTIRFFSPDPVPKEVIREIIKAAGTAPSGAHTEPWTFVAVSNQKVKEQIRCIVEKEEEINYKQRMGVKWTTDLLPLKTNWIKEYLTTAPYLLLIFKQTYGILPNGKRKVHYYNEISTSMACGILLTAIQYAGLVTLTSTPLNCGPAIRNILGRPPNEKLVVLLPVGYPAKDATVPALQRKPLSDILVEID; from the exons ATGATTTCTGAATTGTTACCATTTTGGACGAAATACTGGCACCACGTACTGATCGGTATTATTTCTtatagttttttaaaaatattttacaaagtaTCGAAGAAGAGCGCccttttcattaaaaatgacaaaaatagatctgaaattttaaataatactatGGAGCAGCTAGAAG ACTCTAGCAAAGAAAGTTTAGAAGATAGCGAGGAACCTGTACTACCAAAAGACTTAGAACATATTCTGTACGAATATAAAAAATTCTCTGAAGCAGAGATACTCTGTAGAGCAtctgaattttataaaatagtaGCTGCTAGGAGAACTATAAGATTTTTCAGTCCAGACCCCGTACCAAAAGAAGTCATACGTGAGATAATAAAAGCTGCAG GCACTGCGCCTAGTGGTGCACATACAGAACCATGGACATTCGTAGCGGTATCAAACCAAAAGGTGAAGGAGCAAATAAGATGCATCGTAGAGAAAGAAGAAGAAATAAACTACAAACAAAGAATGGGAGTAAAGTGGACCACTGATTTACTTCCATTAAAAACTAATTGGATTAAAGAATATCTGACCACTGCTCCTTACTTGTTGCTCATATTTAAACAAACTTACGGAATTTTGCCCAATGGAAAAAGAAAAGTTCACTATTACAATGAAATAAGCACATCCATGGCATGTGGTATTCTCCTTACGGCTATACAG TATGCAGGTTTGGTAACTCTGACTTCTACTCCTTTAAATTGTGGACCTGCTATCCGCAACATTCTTGGACGTCCTCCTAATGAAAAGCTTGTTGTACTACTGCCAGTTGGATATCCAGCAAAGGATGCTACGGTGCCCGCTCTTCAACGAAAACCTCTATCTGATATTTTAGTCGAAATTGATTAA